One genomic region from Rothia dentocariosa ATCC 17931 encodes:
- the aroA gene encoding 3-phosphoshikimate 1-carboxyvinyltransferase: MSELSTAQNTTAHAWEAPTYRGAPGMSARMRIPGSKSLTNRYLLLAALADSPSRLRAPLHSRDSALMISALEALGAQFERIETGSEFGPDLLITPLNLASAPPMVKIDCGLAGTVMRFVPALAALLPGDYNFDGDPQARKRPMAALCDGLRQLGARIERSGNDSVDTLPFTLHSPGLAAASGTPAEIFIDASASSQFVSALLLIAPRLPQGLTIHHRGNAVPSIPHIEMTLQTLRDLGVRAEAVADEYAWRIFPGTISGFDITVEPDLSNAGPFLAAAMVTGNSVTIPGWPAPTADGSPGTTQGGDEWRTILPRLGGAVEFSNGSLTVTGPEDITRLSGVEFNLQTAGELAPTVAALVALLDSPSTLTGIGHLRGHETDRLAALVTEINRLGGLAEETADGIHVLRPVRRLPQDSPVTVQTYEDHRVATFAAVIGLHEPGVRIENVQTTAKTLPQFTALWQKMLSQWEGARS; the protein is encoded by the coding sequence ATGAGCGAATTGAGTACGGCGCAAAATACCACGGCACATGCATGGGAAGCCCCCACGTACCGGGGTGCGCCTGGGATGAGCGCACGGATGCGCATCCCCGGCTCCAAATCGCTCACCAACCGTTACCTGCTCCTCGCGGCTCTTGCTGATTCTCCCTCACGGTTGCGTGCTCCCCTGCATTCGCGAGACTCAGCCCTCATGATTTCCGCTTTAGAGGCACTCGGAGCCCAGTTCGAGCGTATCGAAACAGGCTCGGAGTTTGGTCCTGATCTTCTCATAACCCCTCTAAATCTTGCTTCGGCTCCCCCAATGGTAAAGATTGATTGTGGACTTGCGGGAACGGTCATGCGTTTTGTACCCGCTCTTGCTGCTTTGCTTCCGGGTGATTACAACTTTGATGGTGATCCACAAGCCCGCAAAAGGCCGATGGCGGCGCTCTGCGATGGTCTGCGTCAGCTAGGGGCGCGTATTGAACGATCGGGCAATGATTCCGTAGATACCTTGCCTTTCACCCTGCATTCCCCCGGACTTGCGGCCGCATCCGGTACTCCCGCAGAGATCTTTATTGATGCTTCGGCTTCATCGCAATTTGTATCTGCTCTGCTCTTGATTGCGCCTAGGCTTCCTCAGGGGTTAACGATTCATCACCGGGGAAACGCCGTGCCTTCGATACCTCATATTGAGATGACCCTGCAGACCCTCCGTGACTTGGGGGTACGCGCCGAAGCCGTTGCTGATGAATACGCCTGGCGTATATTCCCGGGCACTATTTCCGGGTTTGATATCACGGTTGAACCGGATCTTTCTAACGCTGGTCCTTTCCTTGCAGCTGCGATGGTAACAGGCAACTCAGTGACTATTCCCGGTTGGCCCGCTCCTACAGCAGACGGTTCCCCCGGAACAACGCAGGGAGGTGATGAGTGGCGTACCATTCTGCCCCGTTTAGGCGGTGCCGTTGAATTCTCTAATGGTTCGCTCACAGTCACCGGGCCCGAAGATATAACCCGGCTTTCCGGGGTCGAGTTTAACCTACAGACTGCAGGCGAACTCGCGCCCACAGTTGCCGCTCTCGTTGCGCTTCTTGACTCCCCGAGCACTCTCACTGGCATTGGGCACCTGCGTGGGCATGAGACTGACCGCCTCGCGGCTCTCGTCACTGAGATTAACCGTTTGGGCGGGCTTGCCGAAGAAACAGCCGACGGTATTCACGTTCTTCGCCCCGTTCGACGTCTGCCTCAAGACTCTCCTGTGACGGTACAGACCTATGAAGACCATCGAGTAGCAACGTTCGCGGCGGTTATTGGACTTCACGAACCCGGAGTGCGCATCGAAAACGTTCAGACAACCGCAAAAACACTCCCACAATTCACAGCGCTTTGGCAAAAAATGCTTTCGCAATGGGAAGGAGCGCGCTCGTGA
- the rsgA gene encoding ribosome small subunit-dependent GTPase A, whose protein sequence is MGRSALVNPSRNRSFDEWDESDVRVRPNKKGSRPRTKERPRYKHAIRGRVVTVDRGRWSVVVDEGTPQERTLIAARARELRRTPIVTGDFVDVVGDISGAKDTLARIVRLGERSSVLRRSADDTDTTERVVVANANQLVIVVAAANPQPRTGFIDRAVVAAYDAGIEPILCITKTDVSHPQQLLDYYSASGLKIVLSGSADGRAPSESGAEGLLHAPVHKLLEELVGKVSVLLGHSGVGKSTLVNALTGADRATGHVNAVTGRGRHTSSSALALQPVSTPELHVPPGTWIIDTPGIRSFGLAHVPPEQVVQAFPDLAPGEQDCPKGCHHAAQAVDCGINTYVQAGKAGASGAARLDSLRKLLQVVPDEEADSDKELGTLV, encoded by the coding sequence ATGGGAAGGAGCGCGCTCGTGAATCCATCCCGAAACCGGTCTTTCGACGAGTGGGATGAATCCGACGTTCGAGTTCGCCCCAATAAAAAGGGTTCTCGACCCCGCACTAAGGAACGCCCCCGGTACAAGCATGCTATACGCGGTCGCGTCGTCACCGTCGATCGTGGTCGGTGGTCAGTAGTTGTCGATGAAGGCACCCCACAGGAACGGACTCTTATCGCGGCACGGGCACGCGAATTGCGCCGTACCCCCATTGTCACTGGAGACTTTGTAGATGTAGTCGGCGATATATCCGGCGCAAAAGACACCCTAGCGCGCATCGTTCGTTTGGGAGAGCGTTCTTCGGTACTGCGCCGCAGCGCCGATGACACGGATACAACCGAACGCGTGGTGGTGGCCAATGCGAACCAGCTGGTCATTGTGGTTGCTGCTGCGAATCCGCAGCCGCGCACAGGTTTTATTGATCGAGCCGTCGTCGCTGCATATGACGCCGGGATAGAGCCTATTTTGTGCATTACAAAAACCGATGTTTCTCACCCGCAGCAACTACTCGATTATTACAGTGCCTCCGGGCTAAAAATTGTACTCTCGGGGTCAGCTGACGGTCGAGCCCCGAGTGAGTCTGGAGCCGAGGGTCTTCTGCATGCCCCCGTTCATAAGCTTCTCGAAGAGCTTGTGGGTAAGGTATCTGTGCTTCTCGGGCATTCGGGGGTAGGTAAATCTACTTTGGTGAATGCACTCACTGGTGCGGACCGTGCGACTGGGCACGTTAACGCCGTTACGGGGCGGGGTCGTCATACATCTTCGTCAGCTCTCGCCTTACAGCCCGTATCCACGCCTGAGCTTCATGTACCACCCGGAACCTGGATTATCGATACTCCGGGTATACGTTCTTTTGGACTGGCTCATGTTCCGCCGGAGCAGGTTGTACAGGCGTTCCCCGATCTGGCTCCTGGCGAGCAGGACTGCCCTAAGGGCTGTCATCATGCGGCTCAAGCGGTAGATTGCGGTATAAATACTTACGTGCAGGCGGGTAAAGCGGGGGCCAGTGGTGCGGCGCGTTTGGATTCGCTGCGAAAACTTTTGCAGGTTGTTCCTGATGAAGAAGCTGATTCCGATAAAGAGCTTGGGACACTCGTGTAA
- a CDS encoding inositol monophosphatase family protein translates to MNFTTSYTDDLRLAHILADNVDRVSMSRFKDRSFTVEHKSDGTPVTEVDREVEELLRAQLSRVRTRDGIIGEELGSTGTAARQWVIDPIDGTQNFVRGVPVWATLIALLDQGEPVMGLISAPALQRRWWAAQGTGAYAGKSLTQATRLQVSSVPTVSGASLSYAEFKGWEGLELEQNFLSLVHAVNRSRAYGDFWSYCLVAEGAVDIACEAQVALHDIAALVPLVHEAGGTFTTAAGDDAVATAQAEGTASTLATNGTLHRSVISQLAPE, encoded by the coding sequence ATGAACTTTACGACGTCATACACTGATGATTTGAGGCTGGCGCATATCCTGGCGGATAACGTGGATCGCGTCAGCATGTCCCGGTTTAAAGATCGGTCTTTTACCGTGGAACACAAAAGCGACGGCACTCCAGTGACCGAGGTGGATCGTGAGGTCGAGGAACTTCTGCGTGCACAGCTCTCGCGGGTACGCACACGCGACGGTATTATCGGTGAAGAGCTAGGCTCAACAGGTACGGCTGCCAGGCAGTGGGTTATCGATCCTATTGATGGTACGCAGAATTTTGTGCGTGGTGTTCCAGTGTGGGCCACACTCATCGCTCTCCTCGATCAGGGTGAACCGGTTATGGGTCTTATATCTGCCCCGGCGTTACAGCGACGGTGGTGGGCTGCGCAGGGTACAGGCGCCTACGCAGGCAAATCGCTAACTCAGGCTACACGACTTCAGGTGTCGAGCGTCCCCACGGTCTCTGGAGCCTCGCTCTCCTATGCCGAGTTCAAAGGATGGGAGGGACTAGAACTCGAACAGAATTTTCTCTCGCTAGTCCATGCGGTTAACCGTTCCCGTGCCTACGGTGATTTCTGGTCATATTGTCTGGTGGCCGAAGGGGCTGTTGATATTGCCTGTGAAGCTCAAGTTGCGCTCCACGATATTGCCGCGCTAGTTCCGCTTGTGCATGAAGCAGGCGGAACCTTCACAACAGCAGCTGGTGACGATGCAGTAGCTACAGCGCAGGCAGAAGGTACCGCCAGTACTTTGGCTACTAATGGGACCTTGCATCGTTCTGTGATAAGCCAGCTTGCGCCCGAGTAA
- a CDS encoding DUF4190 domain-containing protein, whose protein sequence is MSENLYGQNKPQGQSQQPGQDQNSQNQDSQAQQQYQGQVPQSNSSQQGNYQGNGAQNSYQQQYPQQPQQGSGNQHLFYGGQAQNQQPTPSAGQPSYNTQYSSSSNMVSGQQQHSAPQHSSQTGQNASGQGYASQQSYNSAQGYNQYQPTQESRNYSQQGNSGQQNSNSAQNYQNSAGYQNAQQQGSPQQNSYGQSSAQTQQSGSSVYNGNSSYAQPQQQAPYGTSGSQPAQQNAQQGYGQQNSYSQTSGYQNQAVNSGYTSQNQNYYGAQNQQGQYGQPAYGSSQFDANAQNAGGPSQAAPVMAIISLVLGVLAIVSGWFIVGGLLGIGAIVLGALGLRQSRQLGKGKGMSIAGIITGGVGIIVAIIATILFVLGQQTLQECQKVGTPDGNGNKVCQVGDNPDSRMTVPAQ, encoded by the coding sequence ATGTCAGAAAACCTTTACGGTCAGAACAAGCCGCAAGGGCAGTCGCAACAGCCTGGTCAAGATCAAAACTCTCAAAATCAGGATTCACAAGCGCAACAGCAATATCAGGGGCAGGTTCCCCAGAGTAATAGTTCCCAGCAGGGGAACTACCAGGGCAATGGTGCTCAGAACTCATACCAGCAGCAGTACCCTCAGCAGCCGCAACAGGGCTCGGGCAATCAGCATCTTTTCTACGGTGGTCAGGCACAAAATCAGCAGCCTACTCCATCAGCAGGGCAGCCCTCCTATAACACGCAGTACTCTAGCTCCTCGAACATGGTTTCGGGGCAGCAACAGCATTCTGCACCCCAGCATTCTTCGCAGACTGGGCAGAATGCTTCAGGACAGGGCTACGCCTCACAGCAGAGTTATAATTCGGCACAAGGTTACAACCAATATCAGCCGACCCAGGAATCACGGAATTACTCTCAGCAGGGGAACTCTGGCCAGCAGAATAGTAATTCGGCACAGAATTACCAAAATTCTGCGGGATACCAGAACGCCCAGCAACAGGGATCTCCACAGCAGAACAGCTACGGTCAGAGTTCTGCTCAGACGCAGCAGAGCGGATCATCTGTTTATAACGGAAATTCTTCCTACGCTCAGCCACAGCAGCAGGCCCCCTACGGAACTTCTGGTTCCCAACCTGCACAGCAAAATGCTCAGCAGGGCTACGGTCAACAGAATTCTTACTCGCAGACGAGCGGATACCAGAACCAAGCTGTAAATTCGGGATACACAAGTCAGAATCAAAACTATTATGGTGCCCAGAACCAGCAGGGGCAGTATGGGCAGCCCGCCTACGGTTCTTCTCAGTTTGACGCAAATGCTCAGAACGCAGGCGGTCCCTCGCAGGCCGCTCCGGTTATGGCAATTATTTCCTTGGTACTTGGTGTGCTTGCCATTGTGAGCGGATGGTTCATCGTCGGAGGTCTGCTTGGTATTGGCGCTATTGTTTTGGGCGCTCTGGGGCTTCGCCAGTCACGTCAGCTGGGCAAGGGTAAGGGAATGTCGATTGCCGGTATTATTACCGGTGGCGTGGGTATCATCGTAGCTATTATCGCGACTATCCTTTTTGTGCTGGGGCAGCAGACTCTTCAGGAATGCCAGAAGGTCGGTACTCCGGATGGTAACGGCAACAAGGTCTGCCAGGTGGGGGATAACCCCGATAGCCGTATGACTGTTCCTGCTCAGTAG
- a CDS encoding DUF4190 domain-containing protein: MSENTPGRSEGQPEQPKFVPAAPPVAPAGNAYAGYVPTKLPAGLAIASLVLGIVSIVGAIPLSFVTIVVALVGLILGIIALRKVSKGTGGGKGMAIGGVVTSAIGFILSAVVLIFVIITLMMVQDCKNTGVQNSDGSVTCSINGQQMTVRTDGTTSIR; this comes from the coding sequence ATGTCTGAGAATACACCCGGTCGCTCTGAAGGACAGCCCGAGCAACCGAAATTTGTTCCTGCTGCGCCACCCGTTGCGCCTGCCGGGAATGCATACGCCGGTTACGTTCCGACGAAGCTCCCTGCTGGCTTGGCGATTGCCTCGCTGGTGTTGGGTATTGTGAGTATAGTTGGGGCTATCCCTTTAAGCTTCGTCACTATCGTTGTTGCCCTTGTAGGTCTGATCCTTGGCATTATTGCGCTTCGCAAGGTAAGCAAAGGTACCGGCGGTGGTAAGGGAATGGCTATCGGTGGTGTTGTTACTAGTGCTATCGGCTTTATACTATCAGCCGTGGTTCTTATCTTTGTTATTATCACCTTGATGATGGTTCAGGACTGCAAGAATACTGGTGTACAGAATAGTGACGGCTCTGTCACCTGCTCAATTAATGGACAGCAGATGACAGTCCGTACCGATGGGACTACTTCTATTCGGTAG
- the smpB gene encoding SsrA-binding protein SmpB, which yields MAQKKKKGSKTDPNNSIIAQNKKARHNYNIVDTYEAGMVLLGTEVKSLRDGGASITDGFCHVKDHELWLEGIHIAEYGYGTWTNHSARRSRKLLLHRSEINRLEQKLKETGYTVVPLKLYFSGGRVKVEIALATGKREYDKRQALRERQDNLEAARAMRYRNLG from the coding sequence ATGGCTCAGAAAAAGAAAAAAGGCTCTAAAACGGACCCGAATAATTCGATTATTGCGCAGAATAAGAAAGCACGACATAACTACAATATTGTCGACACCTATGAAGCGGGCATGGTTCTTTTAGGAACAGAGGTGAAATCTCTGCGCGACGGGGGAGCCTCCATCACCGACGGGTTCTGCCATGTGAAGGATCACGAACTCTGGCTGGAAGGTATTCATATTGCTGAGTATGGCTATGGTACGTGGACGAATCATTCGGCACGCCGCAGCCGTAAGCTGTTACTGCATCGTTCAGAGATTAACCGGTTAGAGCAGAAACTCAAAGAAACCGGGTATACAGTGGTGCCCCTCAAACTGTATTTCAGCGGTGGGCGTGTGAAGGTTGAGATTGCCTTGGCAACAGGTAAACGTGAGTACGATAAGCGTCAGGCGCTGCGTGAGAGGCAGGATAATTTGGAAGCGGCACGTGCTATGCGGTACCGCAACTTGGGATAG